The Oncorhynchus gorbuscha isolate QuinsamMale2020 ecotype Even-year linkage group LG04, OgorEven_v1.0, whole genome shotgun sequence genome includes the window TGCCTGGTGATGGCCTCAGTAGTGACCACTAGGGGAGCAGTCTCCTCAGTGTAGGTTGAAAGGGAATGGGTGAGTGTGGCTACGCAAGCGCcagtgtgtgtcaaatcaaagtttattggtcgcatacacagtttagcagatgttatagcgggtgcagtgaagtgcttatgttactagctcctaacaatgcagtaaaatgtcaaTCAAGTTTACAAATAATACCAAATAAATTAATCAAGAAACCAATCAAGAAACATCAGAATTAATCTAATTAACAACCCAAATATCTCTgtaacagtaatccaaatgcgTTCTATCCATATGTACACCAGAATAATTTTCACAAGATATTAAACGAAGAATGGTATGAACAGCATTAGATATATTAGAGTGAGCTATATCAATATTCCAGTACATAAATACATATGTGGTGTGTATAATTAGTAGAAATATTAGAATGAGCTATGTCGAGAAATACACAGTGTGAAACAGGAAGTGTACagtggttgaatgtctcaagaacatgcagtgtgtgtgtgtgtgtgtgtgtgtgtgtgtgtgtgtgtgtgtgtgtgtgtgtgtgtgtgtgtgtgtgtgtgtgtgtgtgtgtgtgtgtgtgtgtgtgtgtgtgtgtgtgtgtgtgtgtgtgtgtgtgtgtgtgtgtgtgtgtgtgtgtgtgtgtgtgtgtgtgtgtgatagcttTCTTTATATAAAATTACTTTAAAGTATTACTTATGTCGTTTTTCTGGGGTGTCTGTACTTTCGTTTTGTATTTATAttcttgacaacttttacttttacttcactacattcctaaagaaaataatgtactttttactccatacattttccctgacaccctaaagtactcattacattttgaatgcttagcaggacaggacaatgatccaattCAGGCAGGTATcaagagaaaatccctggtcatccctactgccccctatctggtggactcactaaacacaaatgctttgtttgtaaattatgtctgagtgttggagtgtgcccgaAGCTCtctgtaaataaaaaataaaatggtgCCCCCAAATATAATAAGCTTGTCTTACTCTATTGTTTGTAAGCAAGTGTAATTGTAAGCAAACACGGTTTAGCCTCGAAACATAGTTAAAACTACATAGATTGTCAGCTATAGACAGCTCTGTTTCTGAATTttggagtggttacatttctccagccccatcactCAGCCTGTACACCAAGACAGTGGCAGGTGTCCATTTTGTTTTGGTTtgaactacagattgcccctttaacaacCTGTATGTGTTGATACATTGATGTTGTGATCTAATTTACACAGTAGATAAAAAAATAATTTCTGGTCACATTCATCAGATTAGCATTTTCATCTGAACTTTGCAGGAGTAAAACCATGTCTGCATGAGGACCATCCACTCTATAGACAAACTACATGGATGTAGAAAGTCCATAATCATCACTACTTTTTAGGAACATGTTGAATATTACATTTTATTGACATATTTAACTGTCTAGATCCCAGAAACACATAGTGATACGACAATAGAGACGCACGATGTCCGTTATTCATTAGCAGTGAATGCAGATCTCGACTTAGTCTTGGTCCTCTTCTTTTCTCCAGTCTTGCAGCAGATGCTATCTTTTCCTTTGCGTTTCTCTTTGCATTTCTCCTCCTTTTTGCCTCCCGTAACCACCTGTAATAAGGTAAATggtagagtgtttcctatccataAGCCAACCAGATGGTTATTTTGTTTGGGCACCTCATTCAAGAAACACAACAAAGATCACTTACTCTACAAAACTTGTAGGAAATATTtcatctgatgtgtgtgtgtgtttgtctgtgcgaGTGTGTTGTGCGTGCGGCAGAGGAGGATGGTGGGAGATGAATATAGCAGGATGGGCTcaatgtaatggctggaatggaatgaatggaaagGTATCAAACACATCGACTTCTATTACTCTGGCCattagcagctctctctctctgtgtgtgtgtgtgtgtgtgtgtgtgtgtgtgtgtgtgtgtgtgtgtgtgtgtgtgtgtgtgtgtgtgtgtgtgtgtgtgtgtgtgtgtgtgtgtgtgtgtgtgtgtgtgtgtgtgtgtgtgtgtgtgtgtgtgtgtgtgtgtgtgtgtgtgtgtgtgtgtgtgtgtgtgtgtgtttcttggtCTAACAGGATGTGATGGAATAAGTGTGAATAGGCTACCCTTCACATTGCGCCACAGTACACAACACATTAGCCCAGAAATGACTCAGATGCTACATCAGTGTCTATGTAGCAGGCTTATCCATGAGACTAGTGTAAAATGTTTTGTGGTTAAATTATATAGAGTATTTTTGCTTTCTTCCATTTCTTGATTACTATACAATCATCAAGTTCACGTTTAATATGTTACAATAATACCAAACATCAACAAaaacacatatactgtatgtacacctcccaacacatatatatatacatagtatacagtatacaaacAAGGAAACAGAAGTATGAGGCAGGAAACTCACAGCTCTTTTAATAGCAATAGTTGTGACGTACAAAGAGACAGAGCCAAACCATCAGCCTACACAGAAAAAACACCACAAAGATACATTGATAAAGGGACAGATATCACATCACACACTTGTACACTGTAAACCAGGATTGCAATGGTGCTCAGGATAGAGGTTGTTGTTAACCCTTTTGTAGCTTTCTTCAGATAGTTATTATGAAATAGATAAGTATATAATTCAATAAATATGTCAATAATTACCATTTTGAAGATTTACATATTTGTTAGAAGGCTATGATAACCAGTGCCTGAAGAAATAATGGTAGCTTACGTTGGAGGGCGATAGTAGAAATGAAGTGATACTGtaaaaagcatctgctaaatgtcatatattattctattattatcaTATCTTAGTTGGTTACATTTTTCCAGGGGGTCCACTGGCTCCAGGGGGAAGGGACCAGGGGGTCTCTGGAGCGGGCCCTCAGCTTACTGACCCCTCTCGGTATGAGAGGATTCATAGAGTGCTCCTCCTAGAGAGCGTAAGGCAAAGGAGAGAGTTATGGTTTCATTCCAAAATTCcagtgtgtgtcaatgtgtgcataaccttgcatgtgtgtgtgtgtgtgtgtgtgtgttgtacctttCCGTTGTCTTTAAAAATGTATCCTATCTGGTGCTCCAGAGGGAAGTAGCTGGGCGGACAGTTCCAGGTGGCTGGCGGTTCTACTTTCACCTTCAATCTCTGATCCATCACCTGGCACTTCATCCCTGCAGGACTGTCTGGCTGGACTGTGGACATGTATATAATAGGCAGGGGTATATTTATTAGTGCACAATGCAGCAAAAAGGTTGCTCCGAAGCGAAACATTTTACATTGGAAAAACGAAAACAAGCATATAGGACAAATTCACGTAGATTTCAGGTCCATTTGCTTCCGTTAGCTTCCTTGTGAATTCAACATTGTTACATAGACCTGTGATACTTGTTTTTGGTTTGGGTAATCACACATAACATTCTTACACACATGAGATTTGCAAACAAACGGAAATGAATTGTGTTTTAAGCCTTTCCTTACTCTGGAAAGAAGTACCATGAAAGTACTTGGTTTTAATACCACCTAGGTGGATAGGTGGATACACTCACCAATGTCGTGTAGGTAGAACCTCTTAGTCTTCCTGAGGTACTCCTGCCTGGTGATGGCCTCAACAGTGACCACTAGGGGAGCGGCCTCCTCAGTGTAGGGTGAAAGCGAATGTGTCAGTTCAAACTCCAACCCTCCATCTTGGAGGCTGTTCGTTGGGTACACCCAGGTGCAAGATTCCTGGCTGTCAGTACTGGAGACACATACAGAGGTAGAGTTTTAATTTGAGggagtttgctacagcaggaaaataatcctgcagtgacaggaaatgtgaatttttATGTGGATtctaattaatggacattttaatttcaaagtggaaattacaaactttagaagccttgtTAAAACTAATAGACTTTAAGTTTGAAATTCTCAGTAACAAAAGAGTGCTCAAATtaatatcctacatctgtacagtgCACATCAGATTAAATAagaatgtctgtctgtgtctgaataAAAACGATGAAAAAGGCTacgtttgtatgtgtgtgtgtgtatgtgtgtgtgtgtgtgtgtgtgtatgtgttacttACCAGTCATGGCCCAGCCCAAGACGGACAGCTGTGAATTCACTGTGGGTCCAGCTACAGTTAAAGGTGCAGCCATAAGACTTGGCCCGACAGCTGATTAAATAAtctacagagagaggcagagcatacacacacacacacacacacacacacacacacacacacacacacacacacacacacacacacacacacacacacacacacacacacacacacacacacacacacacacacacacacacacacacacacacacacacacacacacacacacacacacatacaaacatgaaCAACCAGACATGTGGTAGAGACATGTGGGCaataaactctctctctgtcacaaacacacacaccgtcctgttCCTCTGGGTCCTTCAGCTCCTCCAGTAGATAGATGGATCCTAGTTTCTTGTCTCCATCCCAGCAGCTGTATTCTCCATACCAGTCCACCTCATTCAGTATCAGGTTACGGCCTTGGACCTGAGCTTTGTCTAaatcctcagtctctccctcgtACTTCCACGTCATAGCTCCAGAGAATGCCGTGGGACATGTCAGAGTCACCAAATTGTCCCCCTTATCAACCATGTCTACaggggcgcacacacacacacacacacacacacacacacacacacacacacacacacacacacacacacacacacacacacacacacacacacacacacacacacacacacacacacacacacacacacacacacacacacacacacacacacttcaattaGATCCACAATGGCTTCAATTAGATCCACAATAAAACACtgagagtacagtatacataaAGAGATACAGGCAGAAACCATTGATACTTACAATCAGgaacacacacagctcagagatgaagagagaaacacacacacacatacaaacacacactcacagagttcATGGAAGGAGGTGACCCCATTCACTCTCGGTAGAATAACACAGAGGAGCATGATGAGCCATGGTACGACAGTCATCTGGAGAGGAAAGAAAGTACAGGGGGGAGAGAAAGTCACACCGTATACAGGAGTAGGGTGAAGATGACTGTAGAGATACTAATCTAACATCAGTTTACTGTTTCACcctaatggttagggttaggacatcTGGAGAGTAAGCAGACCACAGATCAGTTTACTGTTTCACcctaatggttagggttaggacttcTGGAGAGTAAGCAGACCACAGATCAGTTTACTGTTTCACcctaatggttagggttaggacttcTGGAGGGTTAACAGACTATAGATCTGTGCCTATGGGAAGCCTTTACCTGGAGTTACATGGATTTATCCTATTCTAATCATAATTATATGACAAACTAGCCAGTACCTAATCTGAACTTGTTTTTTGGGGAATTCATTAAAGCAATTTGCTCCACTTGGCCTACATATGGCATTATTTATACCAGTTACTCAATGTGATTAATTATTGGAAGGAAGTACAAGAAACTTTATTGTTAAAGCATTATAATTCTTAAGTAAATAATAGCTAACAAACAGGACTGACTACGCAGGACTGTAAAATAAAACATAGGCATATCTATATTAACCCTGTGAGATAATATGGATTGGATAATGTTTATAttattatactaatacaattgctcaaagaaatacattttgtttaataaaaaatatctaaaaaagaTAGGAGTCAAAATTATTGGCATCGCTGTATTCAATTTTCTAGCCCACTCCCCTTGTGAGGATAAagacactgagcctttttctaaaatgttttatgagctTGGAGAACACATTGAGTCGGCAGgtgtcctagtggttagagtgttggacttgtaaccgaagggttgcaagattgaatcccagagctgacaaggtaaaaatcagatgttctgcccctgaacaaggcagttaacccactgttcctaggctgtcatcgaaaataagaatttgttcttaaaacttcttagggctaagaccccttttttctccacttcctgtctgaatgacatgcccaaagtaaactgcctgttgctcaggccctgaagcatataattggtaccattggaaagaaaacactttgaagtttgtagaaatgttaaaatattgTAGGAGAATAttacacaatagatatggtaggagaaaatccaaccTGAATTTTTTTTgagagagaccatcctcttacAATGGCAAGTATAAGGGCATACTGAAAATTAGCTCCGTGGATGccattcctatggcttccacaaggTGTCAGCAGTTTTAGTAGGACGCAGTCTTGGAAATTTGTGTTTGCGCGTGCCTTGAAGACAGGacctgctaaaatcggtttcctattgaacatacttctttctgtaAGAAATTATAGTTTGTCTACATTTTAGcgtatctgaggagtaaatagaaacatattttgacttgttgaaacaaagtttaggggtagatttttggattcctttctctgcaagttgaatgagtggattactcaaatcgatggcgccaactaaacagactttttgggatataaaaaaggattttatctaacaaaacgacactacatgttatagctgggaccctttcagaggaagattttcaaaaggtaagtgaatatttaatcgctatttgtgaatttgCCGGTGGAGAAAATATTTTGACGTGGGGTGATGTCCTcgaacaatcgcatggcatgttttcgctgtaatagatactgtaaatcggacagtgtagttagattaacaagaatttaagctttcaaccgatataagacacttgtgtgtacctaaatgtttaatatccatcatttttatgattatttatttgaattgcgcgccctccagtttcaccggaagttgtcccggTAGCGGGATGCCTAGCCccattaactgacttgcttagttaaattaaggtaaaaaaatatataattaattGGAAGGGATCTTAGAcaattcctccatacagaaactttccagatccttgatataaTGTGTCTGCTCTTATGGACTGCCCCCTTCTAGTTTCAAACCATAGGTTATCAATGATGTTCAAGTTCCAGAGATTGAGATGGCCATTACAAAaagttgattttgtggtcaattaaccatttctttgcaGATTGTGATTATAGCCTGGGGTTATTTTCTTGCTGGAAAATCCACTTGGCAACCAGGTGGTAAAgttggtaaagttcatgatgccgttgaccctAATATGTGGAAGTAAAATAGCACCTTAACATCAAAGATTCACCAGCTTATTTTACAGTTGGTGTGAGGTACTTTTCTGCATATGCTTCCATTTTTCGACTCCAAATCCACcgctggtgtgcatggccaagagcactattttcatgtcatctgtagctcagtatttgtattactTATTTTATGCCGTCTTTTTTGTTCATCTTTAATTGTGGACCTGACTGTAGCCATTCGCTGAAAAACATTACACACCCAGACTCCAGAAAGAGGTAGAGCAGGCAAACTCTGATATAAAGTTTGAATTAGGAACCTTGGATATGCTCTCAAATATAATAGATCATCATACAAACATACCAAATATTAGAAACAccttccctgtggaacgctttagacaccttgtagagtccatgcccagacgAATTGAGGATGTTTCAATATTAATATTGAAAACATCCTCAATTCATCCGTATTGAAAACatcctcaattcgtcggggcatgggctctacaaggtgtcaaaagcgttccacagggatgctggcccatgttgactccaatgcttcccaatgtcgtgtcaagatggctggatgtcctctgggtggtggaccattattgatacacatgggaaactgttcagcatgaaaaacccagcagcgttgcagtttttgacacaaaccagtacgcctggcacctactaccataccccgttcaaaggcacttacatttttgtGTTGCCCATccaccctctgaatagcacacatacacaatccatgtctcctccccttcatgttaatataataataatataataatatatgccatttagcagacgcttttatccaaagcgacttacagtcatgtgtgcatacattctacgataacaacattagaccattagaccataacaacattagaccataacaacattagaccattagaccataacagcattagaccattagatcataacaacattagaccattagaccataacaacattagaccataacaacactgattgaagtgaatttaacaagtgacatcaataaggaatcttAGCTTTCACCTGCgttcacctggttagtctataTCATGGACAGAGCAAGTGTTCCCAATGTTTGTATCCTCAGTGTATAAAATATATCACGTTGTGATATAATCGTTGGGTAGGATTTAGCCTACTGAAGGTTTGCACCATGCCAAAAGTTTGTAACTGCTTTTTTCCTAAAGGGGAATTAAGCCTAATTAAACACAGAATATAGAATTTCAATTAAAAAAGTTCAATGCAAACTACAGTACGGCCTTTGATGAGCCTACATGAACACAGAAAATTAGCTATTCATTGAATGCAAAAAAAAGATTTACTGAAATGTAATAACCTATGTTTTCAGTTCTAATTAATACATTTCCCATTGAATTGGTTCACAGCCCATAAGTTTGCTCAGGTCTTGCGCTTACCGTTATGCTGAAGTTGCGCTGGTCACGTTGATAAATTGTTGGCAGTCTGCTCGGTCAAGCTTGTCACAAAGAGTCAACTTGAGTTTCTCTAATTTTTTGAAAGTCCTTCTGTTTTATATGTTTGGCTACTGTGTGCTATTCAGCCTCTGCCCACACATCTTTGCCACGGACTTTTGGAAGATTAGAGGGTGGGTGGGGATTTGGGGGAGGATGAAGTTGGGTGCAATTCATAAGTAAACTATTAGTACTAGTAGaactgtgtgtgcacgtgtgtgtgggtatgtgttgGTTTGTGTGTACGTACACATGCACCACAGTTCCATCTGAGATTAGGATCTTTAATGGTGTGACGTGTgagggagttgtagcgatggtCGTCAACAAAATATTTTCAGAAGAAAACCCTCCAGTTCGGGGCACTCCCTACACCCACCCCATACTCCCCTCTATCATACAGCAATGTCATCTCTCCTTGCTTTCTTTTTTATGACCaatatttcatttattttgttCCTTTTTTGGTCAGGGATACAGCAGGTACAATATTCATATTCACATCAGATAATATTTACATATATTATTCAATTTTCCATTAAATATTTTCTATATATATTTCACCTGAGCTTCTTTCATTTTCTCTTCTTTAGCATTCAACACTTGTGTCATACATAGATTAATTTGCAAGTCAAACTAGTTTTTGAGGAAACATGTCCACATGAGGCTTTTTATCTTTTATCTCTCACAGTACAGTTTCTGTCTCAACCTTATGAGGTTTATTTTAGATGGGTGGAACTAGAGAACTAACTActgaccccaaacacacacacatatgcacacacacacgtacacacacacattaaatcaTCATTCACATGTTCAATGTCTATGGGTCTTTTGTTCAGAGAGAACTCCACACGTCCCACTACGACATTATATTTTTATACATTCAtagtttgcgtgtgtgtgtgtgtgtgtgtgtgtgtgtgtgtgtgtgtgtgtgtgtgtgtgtgtgtgtgtgtgtgtgtgtgtgtgtgtgtgtgtgtgtgtgtgtgtgtgtgtgtgtgtgtgtgtgtgtgtgtgtgtgtgtgtgtgtgtgtgcactttcaCCACAGTTCCATCTGAGATTAGATCTTTAAATTTGTGACGTGTGAGGGTGTTGTAGTGATTCTCGTCAATCAAATATTTTTAGAGGAAAACCCTCCGGTTTGGGGCACGGTGTGCACACAAGGCCTGCGCCAAAATTAATCAGTTGGATGGGCATTTGCATAGTATTTTtcacaggacctccacattttCTTAACGGGTTTTATAGTGAAGACATGTAAAAATGCCTTTTAATGCGGCATGAACACAACCGgtcatgttttcatctgattgtaaAACAAATCACTTCATAAGTGGTGCATGAGTTTCAAGTTAAAACCTCTTgcagcccctcccccctcctttgTGCAATTTCCGCTTAAGACATACCCacatctaacagcctgtagctcaggcacagaaccaaggatatgcatattcttggtaccatttgaaagaaaatactctgaagtttgtgtaaatgtgaattgaatgtaggagaataacacacaatatatctggtttagataaaacaataaaaaaaacatgtttatttttttatttttgtatcatcatctttaaaatgaacaagataaaacaaacattcagataggatgatggggacaattttaGTGATaaatataagagggcaacagtacttgtgcaaagtttcagaatgataacttacaaaatgtgtcatgttttgtcattaattatcatgtcttgtccctgtgcttccccttctattcgtttccctctgctggtcttattaggttctttccctctttctatccctctctctccccctccctctctcactctctcgctctctcttctctctatcgttccgttcctgctcccagctgttcccattcccctaatcaatcatttagtcttcccacacctgttcccgatccttttccctgattagagtccctatttctctccttgttttccgttcctgccctgtcggatccttgtctatattcaccgtgctgtgtctatgttttgccctgtcgtgtcgtgtttccctcagatgctgcgtggtgagcaggtgtctgagtctgctaggttcaagtgccttcccgaggcaacctgcagttcttgatcaagtctccagtctgttctcgtctttacgagtagtattatgccttttgttttgttaagtatcttactggattaaaaactctgttttcgccaagtcgcttttgggtcctcattcacctgcataacagaaggatccgaccaaggaatggacccagcgactgcgactacagaggctcgtaacactgccgtcaagatccaaggagccatgctcggcagacacgagcaggaattgtctgctgctcgccatgccgtggagaacctggccgctcaggtttccgacctctctggacagttccagagtctttgtctcgtgccacctgttacttcctggcctgccgagcctccggaacctagggttaataacccaccttgctactccgggcagcccacggagtgccgctcctttctcacccagtgtgatattgtgttctctctccaacccaacacatactctagcgagagagctcgggttgcttacgtcatttcactccttactggccgggcccgagagtggggcacagctatctgggaggcaagggctgattgttctaacaattaccagaactttaaagaggagatgattcaggtttttgaccgttcagtttttggtggggaggcttctagggccctggcttccctatgccaaggtgatcgatccataacggattactctatagagtttcgtactcttgctgcctctagtgactggaacgagccggcgctgctcgctcgttttctggagggactccacacagtggtcaaagatgagattctctctcgggaggttccttccagtgtggactctttgattgctctcgccatccgcatagaacgacgggtagatcttcgtcaccaagctcgtggaagagagctcgcgtcaacggtgtttccctgctccgcatcgcaaccatctccctcctctggctcagagactgagcccatgcagctgggaggtatt containing:
- the si:dkey-88e18.2 gene encoding interleukin-12 subunit beta, which codes for MTVVPWLIMLLCVILPRVNGVTSFHELYMVDKGDNLVTLTCPTAFSGAMTWKYEGETEDLDKAQVQGRNLILNEVDWYGEYSCWDGDKKLGSIYLLEELKDPEEQDDYLISCRAKSYGCTFNCSWTHSEFTAVRLGLGHDCTDSQESCTWVYPTNSLQDGGLEFELTHSLSPYTEEAAPLVVTVEAITRQEYLRKTKRFYLHDIVQPDSPAGMKCQVMDQRLKVKVEPPATWNCPPSYFPLEHQIGYIFKDNGKEEHSMNPLIPRGVSKLRARSRDPLVPSPWSQWTPWKNVVTGGKKEEKCKEKRKGKDSICCKTGEKKRTKTKSRSAFTANE